The following are encoded together in the Phaseolus vulgaris cultivar G19833 chromosome 9, P. vulgaris v2.0, whole genome shotgun sequence genome:
- the LOC137822205 gene encoding uncharacterized protein, producing MTEAWRCRKFEFGLKQELKEVVIHMSVGDFPTLVEKAKVVESLKNSSRLAKPQVGGPSKSMPKYEDRKKPYFRPQFYSSGRPSSQSPPSFKCFRCGGPHVVRFCPHSVSNVTCDRCHKYGHATKDCRVQLGAPNSGGVHQVQQNSNKKPKAAGRVFAISGAKASQSDSLVRGICSILGTQLSVLFDIGATHSFIYFDCAKKLKLSVRELEI from the coding sequence atgactgaggcttggagatgtagaaaatttgagtttgggttgaagcaagagcttaaagaagtggtgattcATATGTCCGTTGGAGATTTCCCTACTCtagtggagaaagcaaaagtagtggagagtttgaaaaatagtagcagacttgctaagcctcaagtgggaggaccttctaaaagcatgcctaaatatgaagatagaaagaaacctTATTTCAGACCTCAATTTTATAGTAGTGGAAGACCCAGTTCTCAATCACCACCTAGTTTCAAATGTTTTAGATGCGGTGGGCCACATGTTGTTAGATTTTGCCCTCATTCAGTGTCAAATGTGACATGTGATAGATGTCACAAGTATGGTCATGCAACAAAAGACTGTCGTGTCCAATTGGGAGCTCCAAATTCTGGTGGAGTGCATCaagtacaacaaaatagtaataaaaaacccAAAGCTGCTGGCAGAGTTTTTGCTATTAGTGGAGCTAAAGCTTCACAGTCTGATagccttgttagaggtatttgttctatccttggaacacagttatctgtattgtttgatattggggcaacccattcttttatatattttgattgtGCTAAGAAGCTTAAGTTGTCAGTCCGAGAATTAGAAATTTAG